Proteins from one Gossypium raimondii isolate GPD5lz chromosome 8, ASM2569854v1, whole genome shotgun sequence genomic window:
- the LOC105791826 gene encoding abscisic acid 8'-hydroxylase CYP707A2, translated as MAFYFMIPLFASILFIFLFNFLLNLFKSKKSRDLPLPPGTLGWPYIGETFQLYSQNPNVFFASKQKRYGSIFKTHILGCPCVMISSPEAAKFVLVTKSHLFKPTFPASKERMLGKQAIFFSQGQYHAKLRKLVLRAFVPEAIKSFVSNIESIAKDSLQSLEGRLITTFQEMKTYTFNVALLSIFGEDEVKYREDLKRCYYILEKGYNSMPINIPGTLFNKSMKARKELAQILAKIISTRRETKQEYNDLLGSFMGDKEGLTDEQIADNIIGVIFAARDTTASVLTWIIKYLGENPSVLQAVTDEQEAIMKGKEKCGEEQTLSWADTKKMPITSRVIQETLRVASILSFTFREAVADVEYEGYLIPKGWKVLPLFRNIHHSPEIFPDPEKFDPSRFEVVPKPNTFMPFGNGTHSCPGNELAKLEIMVLLHHLTTKYRWSMVGTNSGIQYGPFALPQNGLPIRLIRKS; from the exons atgGCATTCTATTTTATGATTCCcttatttgcttccattttatttatttttctcttcaattttctgcTTAATTTGTTCAAATCCAAAAAATCCCGGGACTTACCCCTCCCGCCTGGCACCCTGGGTTGGCCGTACATCGGTGAAACCTTTCAGCTCTACTCCCAAAACCCAAATGTCTTCTTTGCTTCCAAGCAGAAAAG GTACGGCTCCATATTCAAGACCCATATACTTGGGTGTCCCTGTGTGATGATTTCCAGCCCGGAAGCTGCGAAATTCGTGCTTGTCACCAAGTCTCACCTCTTCAAGCCAACGTTTCCGGCCAGTAAAGAGAGGATGTTGGGCAAACAAGCCATTTTCTTTAGCCAAGGACAGTACCATGCCAAATTGAGGAAGCTTGTGCTCCGTGCCTTCGTGCCTGAGGCCATCAAAAGCTTCGTTTCTAACATCGAATCCATTGCCAAAGATTCTCTCCAGTCATTGGAAGGCAGGCTGATTACCACTTTCCAAGAAATGAAAACG TACACATTCAATGTTGCGCTGCTATCAATATTCGGAGAGGATGAAGTGAAGTACAGAGAAGATCTGAAGAGGTGTTATTACATATTAGAAAAAGGGTATAACTCGATGCCCATTAACATTCCGGGTACACTTTTCAACAAATCGATGAAAGCAAGGAAAGAGCTAGCTCAGATCCTGGCCAAAATCATATCGACCAGGAGGGAAACGAAGCAGGAGTACAATGACTTGTTGGGTTCTTTCATGGGTGATAAAGAAGGCCTCACCGATGAACAAATCGCTGATAACATCATTGGTGTAATCTTTGCTGCTCGTGACACCACCGCTAGTGTACTCACTTGGATAATTAAGTACCTTGGAGAAAACCCCAGCGTTCTTCAAGCTGTCACG GATGAACAAGAGGCCATAATGAAAGGTAAAGAGAAATGCGGTGAGGAGCAAACTCTGAGCTGGGCAGATACCAAGAAGATGCCCATAACTTCAAGAGTGATTCAGGAGACACTTAGGGTTGCTTCGATTTTATCTTTTACCTTCAGAGAAGCAGTGGCTGATGTTGAATATGAAG GGTATCTTATACCAAAAGGATGGAAAGTTTTACCACTTTTTAGAAACATTCATCACAGCCCAGAAATCTTCCCAGATCCTGAAAAGTTTGATCCTTCAAGATTTGAG GTTGTTCCAAAACCCAATACATTTATGCCATTTGGCAATGGAACACATTCATGTCCAGGGAATGAGTTAGCCAAGCTGGAAATCATGGTCCTTCTCCATCATCTGACCACAAAGTACAG GTGGTCTATGGTGGGTACAAACAGTGGAATTCAGTATGGTCCTTTTGCTCTTCCCCAGAATGGTTTGCCCATCAGATTAATCAGAAAATCATAG